The following proteins come from a genomic window of Megalobrama amblycephala isolate DHTTF-2021 linkage group LG1, ASM1881202v1, whole genome shotgun sequence:
- the LOC125278087 gene encoding adhesion G protein-coupled receptor E3-like isoform X2, whose amino-acid sequence MVFIVFKSVVWSLLIILCKCLISTTESGAAVSPVLGCKLDNDTYICTGAQYRMYCNTTMHRFYYWRYQNQNQYQCLSNDCICVGNNDTCACYYNTSSCFCENFSNNNTIPTAVRPVYDCVLYNDTYICTGVQYRMYCNTTMHHFNYQRYRYQNQYKYECWSNNCDCIGNNDTCTCSSSTLSSCFCESYSKNITIPTAVSPVYDCVLYNDTYICTGAQYRMYCNTRMHDFNYHRYIYQNQYDYQCWSYNCNCIGNNDTCTCSNSSLSSCFCESYSKNITIPTAHSPATVPECVLYNDTYICTGAQYRMYCNTRMHDFSYQRYQNQDLFQCWNGIINTNKRDFFVFKNHLMNNNCYCIGNKDTCTCYGLTASSCFCEYNNSTPTTLSSTTTGLDNILPDQCRSQISGGCLQNLLDNIERITDQVLPLIVVTTVLDVALNTSKISGSADTKEQVTLGNSVIKASEKLISSLVKPTDTSDNVSFTLDSIEVQVFMIGPKFTSDQISQLDTKNASMDIDLVGIAKSNNGTAAVAIMCYSTMETLLKPELFNSSNDTVKTMMSTVISATLPKTTNTELTKSVNFTLKHIREFDPSGSLSCVYWNISEWIVDGCSVLETNSSYTVCSCVHLSTFALIMQTSRPPENDSLLDLLNLVCVIVGLVFISLALLTFSLCQWSPGVNNVARINICISLLLAHTLFLLTQQFLSLIRPHQVLCAVISGVLQFLFLSGFVWMFIEAVLLFICVKNLSQISSKKREVLSTGYLCVIGYMVALVVVGVSVGLVPEGYGSEHCWIKRDKDFIWSFLGPVCVILALNMILFINIFINLNSTLKKLNAEVSQMKQTNSTIKEQNM is encoded by the exons ATGGTGttcattgtttttaaaa GTGTCGTATGGTCACTGTTGATTATCCTCTGTAAAT GTTTAATATCCACCACTGAATCAGGAGCAGCAGTTAGTCCAGTTTTGGGCTGTAAGCTTGATAACGACACATACATCTGCACTGGTGCTCAATACCGCATGTACTGCAACACAACAATGCATCGCTTCTACTACTGGAGATACCAAAACCAAAACCAATATCAGTGCTTGAGTAATGACTGTATCTGTGTGGGTAATAATGACACCTGTGCATGCTACTATAATACTTCATCCTGCTTCTGTGAGAATTTTAGTAATAACAACACCATCCCTACAGCAGTTAGGCCAGTCTATGATTGTGTGCTTTATAACGACACATACATCTGCACTGGTGTTCAGTACCGCATGTACTGCAACACAACAATGCATCATTTCAATTACCAAAGATATAGATATCAAAACCAATACAAATACGAATGCTGGAGTAATAACTGTGACTGCATTGGTAATAATGACACCTGTACATGCTCTAGTAGCACTTTGTCCTCCTGCTTCTGTGAGAGTTACAGCAAAAACATCACTATCCCTACAGCAGTTAGTCCAGTCTATGACTGTGTCCTTTATAACGACACGTACATCTGCACTGGTGCTCAATACCGCATGTACTGCAACACAAGAATGCATGATTTTAACTACCACAGATATATATACCAAAACCAATATGATTACCAGTGCTGGAGTTATAACTGTAACTGCATTGGTAATAATGACACCTGTACATGCTCTAATAGCTCTTTGTCCTCCTGCTTCTGTGAGAGTTACAGCAAAAACATCACTATCCCTACAGCACATAGTCCAGCCACAGTCCCTGAATGTGTCCTTTATAACGACACATACATCTGCACTGGTGCTCAGTACCGCATGTACTGCAACACCAGAATGCATGATTTCTCCTACCAGAGATATCAAAACCAAGACTTGTTCCAATGCTGGAATGGTATCATCAACACAAATAAACGTGACTTCTTTGTCTTTAAAAATCACCTTATGAATAATAACTGTTACTGCATTGGTAATAAGGACACCTGTACATGCTACGGCCTTACCGCCTCCTCCTGCTTCTGCGAGTATAACAACTCCACCCCAACCACACTCAGTTCAACCACTACAG GTCTGGATAACATACTGCCGGATCAATGCAGA AGTCAGATCTCTGGAGGATGTCTTCAAAATCTTCTCGACAATATAGAGAGAATTACAGATCAAGTGCTTCCTTTGATT GTTGTGACTACAGTTTTGGATGTGGCTCTTAACACTTCAAAGATTTCGGGGTCAGCTGACACAAAGGAACAAGTGACATTAGGAAACAGTGTAATAAAAGCCAGTGAGAAGCTCATATCTTCACTGGTGAAGCCAACAGACACAAGTGACAATGTCAGTTTTACTCTCGACTCCATAG AGGTACAAGTCTTCATGATTGGACCAAAATTTACTTCAGATCAAATCTCTCAGCTGGACACCAAAAATGCTTCTATGGACATTGATCTTGTTGGGATTGCAAAGAGTAACAACGGAACAg CTGCTGTGGCAATTATGTGCTATTCAACAATGGAAACTTTACTGAAGCCAGAATTATTCAACTCGTCAAATGACACGGTTAAAACCATGATGTCCACTGTGATCTCAGCTACTCTTCCCAAAACCACCAACACTGAACTCACCAAATCAGTCAACTTCACCCTCAAACACATCAGA gaGTTTGACCCCAGCGGTTCTCTGTCCTGTGTGTACTGGAATATCAGCGAGTGGATTGTAGATGGTTGTTCTGTTTTAGAGACCAACAGCAGCTACACTGTGTGTTCCTGTGTTCATCTGTCGACATTCGCTCTCATCATGCAAACCAGCAGACCACCAGAG AACGATTCACTGCTGGATCTGTTGAATTTGGTGTGTGTGATCGTGGGGCTGGTGTTCATCAGTTTGGCCCTGTTGACCTTTTCCCTTTGTCAGTGGAGTCCTGGAGTGAATAATGTGGCTCGAATCAACATCTGCATCAGTCTTCTGCTGGCTCACACTCTGTTCCTGCTCACACAACAGTTCCTGAGCCTCATACGCCCTCATCAG GTGTTGTGTGCCGTGATATCAGGTGTGCTGCAGTTCCTCTTTCTCTCTGGTTTTGTGTGGATGTTCATTGAAGCTGTGCTGCTCTTCATCTGTGTGAAGAACCTATCACAGATCAGCTCCAAAAAGAGGGAGGTGCTTAGCACTGGATACCTGTGTGTGATTGGATATATGGTTGCTCTGGTTGTGGTGGGCGTGTCTGTCGGGCTTGTTCCTGAAGGCTATGGCAGCGAAca CTGCTGGATTAAAAGGGATAAAGATTTTATCTGGAGTTTTCTGGGTCCTGTTTGTGTCATACTAGCA ttGAACATGATTCTCTTCATCAACATCTTCATCAATCTGAACTCAACTCTCAAAAAACTGAACGCTGAAGTTTCACAGATGAAACAAACCAACTCTACTATAAAAGAACAGAACATGTAG
- the LOC125278087 gene encoding adhesion G protein-coupled receptor E3-like isoform X1 yields MVFIVFKSVVWSLLIILCKCLISTTESGAAVSPVLGCKLDNDTYICTGAQYRMYCNTTMHRFYYWRYQNQNQYQCLSNDCICVGNNDTCACYYNTSSCFCENFSNNNTIPTAVRPVYDCVLYNDTYICTGVQYRMYCNTTMHHFNYQRYRYQNQYKYECWSNNCDCIGNNDTCTCSSSTLSSCFCESYSKNITIPTAVSPVYDCVLYNDTYICTGAQYRMYCNTRMHDFNYHRYIYQNQYDYQCWSYNCNCIGNNDTCTCSNSSLSSCFCESYSKNITIPTAHSPATVPECVLYNDTYICTGAQYRMYCNTRMHDFSYQRYQNQDLFQCWNGIINTNKRDFFVFKNHLMNNNCYCIGNKDTCTCYGLTASSCFCEYNNSTPTTLSSTTTGLDNILPDQCRSQISGGCLQNLLDNIERITDQVLPLIVVTTVLDVALNTSKISGSADTKEQVTLGNSVIKASEKLISSLVKPTDTSDNVSFTLDSIEVQVFMIGPKFTSDQISQLDTKNASMDIDLVGIAKSNNGTAAVAIMCYSTMETLLKPELFNSSNDTVKTMMSTVISATLPKTTNTELTKSVNFTLKHIREFDPSGSLSCVYWNISEWIVDGCSVLETNSSYTVCSCVHLSTFALIMQTSRPPEVREHVRQNDSLLDLLNLVCVIVGLVFISLALLTFSLCQWSPGVNNVARINICISLLLAHTLFLLTQQFLSLIRPHQVLCAVISGVLQFLFLSGFVWMFIEAVLLFICVKNLSQISSKKREVLSTGYLCVIGYMVALVVVGVSVGLVPEGYGSEHCWIKRDKDFIWSFLGPVCVILALNMILFINIFINLNSTLKKLNAEVSQMKQTNSTIKEQNM; encoded by the exons ATGGTGttcattgtttttaaaa GTGTCGTATGGTCACTGTTGATTATCCTCTGTAAAT GTTTAATATCCACCACTGAATCAGGAGCAGCAGTTAGTCCAGTTTTGGGCTGTAAGCTTGATAACGACACATACATCTGCACTGGTGCTCAATACCGCATGTACTGCAACACAACAATGCATCGCTTCTACTACTGGAGATACCAAAACCAAAACCAATATCAGTGCTTGAGTAATGACTGTATCTGTGTGGGTAATAATGACACCTGTGCATGCTACTATAATACTTCATCCTGCTTCTGTGAGAATTTTAGTAATAACAACACCATCCCTACAGCAGTTAGGCCAGTCTATGATTGTGTGCTTTATAACGACACATACATCTGCACTGGTGTTCAGTACCGCATGTACTGCAACACAACAATGCATCATTTCAATTACCAAAGATATAGATATCAAAACCAATACAAATACGAATGCTGGAGTAATAACTGTGACTGCATTGGTAATAATGACACCTGTACATGCTCTAGTAGCACTTTGTCCTCCTGCTTCTGTGAGAGTTACAGCAAAAACATCACTATCCCTACAGCAGTTAGTCCAGTCTATGACTGTGTCCTTTATAACGACACGTACATCTGCACTGGTGCTCAATACCGCATGTACTGCAACACAAGAATGCATGATTTTAACTACCACAGATATATATACCAAAACCAATATGATTACCAGTGCTGGAGTTATAACTGTAACTGCATTGGTAATAATGACACCTGTACATGCTCTAATAGCTCTTTGTCCTCCTGCTTCTGTGAGAGTTACAGCAAAAACATCACTATCCCTACAGCACATAGTCCAGCCACAGTCCCTGAATGTGTCCTTTATAACGACACATACATCTGCACTGGTGCTCAGTACCGCATGTACTGCAACACCAGAATGCATGATTTCTCCTACCAGAGATATCAAAACCAAGACTTGTTCCAATGCTGGAATGGTATCATCAACACAAATAAACGTGACTTCTTTGTCTTTAAAAATCACCTTATGAATAATAACTGTTACTGCATTGGTAATAAGGACACCTGTACATGCTACGGCCTTACCGCCTCCTCCTGCTTCTGCGAGTATAACAACTCCACCCCAACCACACTCAGTTCAACCACTACAG GTCTGGATAACATACTGCCGGATCAATGCAGA AGTCAGATCTCTGGAGGATGTCTTCAAAATCTTCTCGACAATATAGAGAGAATTACAGATCAAGTGCTTCCTTTGATT GTTGTGACTACAGTTTTGGATGTGGCTCTTAACACTTCAAAGATTTCGGGGTCAGCTGACACAAAGGAACAAGTGACATTAGGAAACAGTGTAATAAAAGCCAGTGAGAAGCTCATATCTTCACTGGTGAAGCCAACAGACACAAGTGACAATGTCAGTTTTACTCTCGACTCCATAG AGGTACAAGTCTTCATGATTGGACCAAAATTTACTTCAGATCAAATCTCTCAGCTGGACACCAAAAATGCTTCTATGGACATTGATCTTGTTGGGATTGCAAAGAGTAACAACGGAACAg CTGCTGTGGCAATTATGTGCTATTCAACAATGGAAACTTTACTGAAGCCAGAATTATTCAACTCGTCAAATGACACGGTTAAAACCATGATGTCCACTGTGATCTCAGCTACTCTTCCCAAAACCACCAACACTGAACTCACCAAATCAGTCAACTTCACCCTCAAACACATCAGA gaGTTTGACCCCAGCGGTTCTCTGTCCTGTGTGTACTGGAATATCAGCGAGTGGATTGTAGATGGTTGTTCTGTTTTAGAGACCAACAGCAGCTACACTGTGTGTTCCTGTGTTCATCTGTCGACATTCGCTCTCATCATGCAAACCAGCAGACCACCAGAGGTACGAGAACATGTCAGACAG AACGATTCACTGCTGGATCTGTTGAATTTGGTGTGTGTGATCGTGGGGCTGGTGTTCATCAGTTTGGCCCTGTTGACCTTTTCCCTTTGTCAGTGGAGTCCTGGAGTGAATAATGTGGCTCGAATCAACATCTGCATCAGTCTTCTGCTGGCTCACACTCTGTTCCTGCTCACACAACAGTTCCTGAGCCTCATACGCCCTCATCAG GTGTTGTGTGCCGTGATATCAGGTGTGCTGCAGTTCCTCTTTCTCTCTGGTTTTGTGTGGATGTTCATTGAAGCTGTGCTGCTCTTCATCTGTGTGAAGAACCTATCACAGATCAGCTCCAAAAAGAGGGAGGTGCTTAGCACTGGATACCTGTGTGTGATTGGATATATGGTTGCTCTGGTTGTGGTGGGCGTGTCTGTCGGGCTTGTTCCTGAAGGCTATGGCAGCGAAca CTGCTGGATTAAAAGGGATAAAGATTTTATCTGGAGTTTTCTGGGTCCTGTTTGTGTCATACTAGCA ttGAACATGATTCTCTTCATCAACATCTTCATCAATCTGAACTCAACTCTCAAAAAACTGAACGCTGAAGTTTCACAGATGAAACAAACCAACTCTACTATAAAAGAACAGAACATGTAG
- the LOC125278087 gene encoding adhesion G protein-coupled receptor E3-like isoform X3 encodes MVFIVFKSVVWSLLIILCKCLISTTESGAAVSPVLGCKLDNDTYICTGAQYRMYCNTTMHRFYYWRYQNQNQYQCLSNDCICVGNNDTCACYYNTSSCFCENFSNNNTIPTAVRPVYDCVLYNDTYICTGVQYRMYCNTTMHHFNYQRYRYQNQYKYECWSNNCDCIGNNDTCTCSSSTLSSCFCESYSKNITIPTAVSPVYDCVLYNDTYICTGAQYRMYCNTRMHDFNYHRYIYQNQYDYQCWSYNCNCIGNNDTCTCSNSSLSSCFCESYSKNITIPTAHSPATVPECVLYNDTYICTGAQYRMYCNTRMHDFSYQRYQNQDLFQCWNGIINTNKRDFFVFKNHLMNNNCYCIGNKDTCTCYGLTASSCFCEYNNSTPTTLSSTTTGLDNILPDQCRSQISGGCLQNLLDNIERITDQVLPLIVVTTVLDVALNTSKISGSADTKEQVTLGNSVIKASEKLISSLVKPTDTSDNVSFTLDSIEVQVFMIGPKFTSDQISQLDTKNASMDIDLVGIAKSNNGTAAVAIMCYSTMETLLKPELFNSSNDTVKTMMSTVISATLPKTTNTELTKSVNFTLKHIREFDPSGSLSCVYWNISEWIVDGCSVLETNSSYTVCSCVHLSTFALIMQTSRPPEVREHVRQNDSLLDLLNLVCVIVGLVFISLALLTFSLCQWSPGVNNVARINICISLLLAHTLFLLTQQFLSLIRPHQVLCAVISGVLQFLFLSGFVWMFIEAVLLFICVKNLSQISSKKREVLSTGYLCVIGYMVALVVVGVSVGLVPEGYGSEHCWIKRDKDFIWSFLGPVCVILADYDI; translated from the exons ATGGTGttcattgtttttaaaa GTGTCGTATGGTCACTGTTGATTATCCTCTGTAAAT GTTTAATATCCACCACTGAATCAGGAGCAGCAGTTAGTCCAGTTTTGGGCTGTAAGCTTGATAACGACACATACATCTGCACTGGTGCTCAATACCGCATGTACTGCAACACAACAATGCATCGCTTCTACTACTGGAGATACCAAAACCAAAACCAATATCAGTGCTTGAGTAATGACTGTATCTGTGTGGGTAATAATGACACCTGTGCATGCTACTATAATACTTCATCCTGCTTCTGTGAGAATTTTAGTAATAACAACACCATCCCTACAGCAGTTAGGCCAGTCTATGATTGTGTGCTTTATAACGACACATACATCTGCACTGGTGTTCAGTACCGCATGTACTGCAACACAACAATGCATCATTTCAATTACCAAAGATATAGATATCAAAACCAATACAAATACGAATGCTGGAGTAATAACTGTGACTGCATTGGTAATAATGACACCTGTACATGCTCTAGTAGCACTTTGTCCTCCTGCTTCTGTGAGAGTTACAGCAAAAACATCACTATCCCTACAGCAGTTAGTCCAGTCTATGACTGTGTCCTTTATAACGACACGTACATCTGCACTGGTGCTCAATACCGCATGTACTGCAACACAAGAATGCATGATTTTAACTACCACAGATATATATACCAAAACCAATATGATTACCAGTGCTGGAGTTATAACTGTAACTGCATTGGTAATAATGACACCTGTACATGCTCTAATAGCTCTTTGTCCTCCTGCTTCTGTGAGAGTTACAGCAAAAACATCACTATCCCTACAGCACATAGTCCAGCCACAGTCCCTGAATGTGTCCTTTATAACGACACATACATCTGCACTGGTGCTCAGTACCGCATGTACTGCAACACCAGAATGCATGATTTCTCCTACCAGAGATATCAAAACCAAGACTTGTTCCAATGCTGGAATGGTATCATCAACACAAATAAACGTGACTTCTTTGTCTTTAAAAATCACCTTATGAATAATAACTGTTACTGCATTGGTAATAAGGACACCTGTACATGCTACGGCCTTACCGCCTCCTCCTGCTTCTGCGAGTATAACAACTCCACCCCAACCACACTCAGTTCAACCACTACAG GTCTGGATAACATACTGCCGGATCAATGCAGA AGTCAGATCTCTGGAGGATGTCTTCAAAATCTTCTCGACAATATAGAGAGAATTACAGATCAAGTGCTTCCTTTGATT GTTGTGACTACAGTTTTGGATGTGGCTCTTAACACTTCAAAGATTTCGGGGTCAGCTGACACAAAGGAACAAGTGACATTAGGAAACAGTGTAATAAAAGCCAGTGAGAAGCTCATATCTTCACTGGTGAAGCCAACAGACACAAGTGACAATGTCAGTTTTACTCTCGACTCCATAG AGGTACAAGTCTTCATGATTGGACCAAAATTTACTTCAGATCAAATCTCTCAGCTGGACACCAAAAATGCTTCTATGGACATTGATCTTGTTGGGATTGCAAAGAGTAACAACGGAACAg CTGCTGTGGCAATTATGTGCTATTCAACAATGGAAACTTTACTGAAGCCAGAATTATTCAACTCGTCAAATGACACGGTTAAAACCATGATGTCCACTGTGATCTCAGCTACTCTTCCCAAAACCACCAACACTGAACTCACCAAATCAGTCAACTTCACCCTCAAACACATCAGA gaGTTTGACCCCAGCGGTTCTCTGTCCTGTGTGTACTGGAATATCAGCGAGTGGATTGTAGATGGTTGTTCTGTTTTAGAGACCAACAGCAGCTACACTGTGTGTTCCTGTGTTCATCTGTCGACATTCGCTCTCATCATGCAAACCAGCAGACCACCAGAGGTACGAGAACATGTCAGACAG AACGATTCACTGCTGGATCTGTTGAATTTGGTGTGTGTGATCGTGGGGCTGGTGTTCATCAGTTTGGCCCTGTTGACCTTTTCCCTTTGTCAGTGGAGTCCTGGAGTGAATAATGTGGCTCGAATCAACATCTGCATCAGTCTTCTGCTGGCTCACACTCTGTTCCTGCTCACACAACAGTTCCTGAGCCTCATACGCCCTCATCAG GTGTTGTGTGCCGTGATATCAGGTGTGCTGCAGTTCCTCTTTCTCTCTGGTTTTGTGTGGATGTTCATTGAAGCTGTGCTGCTCTTCATCTGTGTGAAGAACCTATCACAGATCAGCTCCAAAAAGAGGGAGGTGCTTAGCACTGGATACCTGTGTGTGATTGGATATATGGTTGCTCTGGTTGTGGTGGGCGTGTCTGTCGGGCTTGTTCCTGAAGGCTATGGCAGCGAAca CTGCTGGATTAAAAGGGATAAAGATTTTATCTGGAGTTTTCTGGGTCCTGTTTGTGTCATACTAGCA GACTATGACATTTAA